In the Uranotaenia lowii strain MFRU-FL chromosome 1, ASM2978415v1, whole genome shotgun sequence genome, cataaattcgttttttttgtatttgtggggaaatcgaatcgttggaatcttggcATTGTATAAATATcgcctccatttttttttatcattatttacaatcttttcatctggtatatttgtttgaattattCTGTTATTTCTGTGATAAttcttcttaaatgtttgctgtggtaaaattcatccatgattaAATTAGAAATTTGTAGTTTGTAGGTTTATAtgagaaaattgattattttgtttggAGAAATCAACATAATGTTTGTTTCTTCTGCAGAACGGAGTCTGCTACTGGTTTTTGTGCCTATTTTTAAACCcttcaaagtaaattttccgctgcACAATAAGGAAATATTAAGTGTTTGAATGCAAACGCactgtgtatgcagtaaaaatcTATATAAATGAATACGACATGATACCTATGAAAGTTCATCGTGCTCACCTATTAGATTGCACCGAAGAAAGAACCCATCGTCTTTACATAATGAATGCTTCCGAAGAAAGTGCCGTTTGGTATTTGCAAAAATCCCCGTGCTCCTGCGCAAGCAATCAAGCGATCGATTGTGTGATTCCCCCGCGATAGGGAAACATCCTTCGTCAGCCCAGAGAATTGGGCCTCTAGATGTGGTATGGTGGTATAAAAACGATCAAGAGAGCTAGCAGCAATCATCAGTGACGAAACGAACGCTCTCCGAGAAGATCTCATCCTCTAGTAGTTAGTTGTAACTACCGATCGTACCTAGTACTAattcaatcatttgaaaatgaacTTCACGAAACTGTTTACCTTCGTTGTTTTGGCTGCTATCATTCTGCTCGGACAAACTGAGGCGGGCGGATTGAAAAGTCTGGGCAAGAAATTGGtaagtttaaattatttcaataaactttatTACCAAACTCATAATTTCGAATTCAATTCACAGGAAGGAGTTGGCAAACGTGTATTCAAAGCAGCCGAGAAAGCTCTTCCGGTAGTGGCCGGTTACAAAGCTGTTGGAAAATGATCCCAGTCATTTCGTTCTCTAAAACCTTTAAGATTCTTGAGTGATTGTGTATTTTTGAGTATGGTTTAGTTGTAATTATTAAAGGAAGTTATTTATTCAAcatgtgaaaaattgtttttattcggAAACCACTTTAAGACTTATAAAACAGCGTTACGGAATTTCCAGCCTGTaatgagaaaataaaagaaagaacaTTTCTAACGGATGTTTTGGCATCAACTTGATTTCTGATACTTAACTGACAACGTAATATCAAGAGAAACTGACATTGATGTTTAATATGTGTTTGAGTTTTGATATGGGCATATGACTTAGTAATTTTTGAAGGCTCTATTATTCTATTTCAAACTTCGATCAGTCAAAATATGTTCAGTTACTTCCTCAGAAGGCATTTTGAGTGGATTAAAGAAATCTCAATAAGGAAAAGGAATATTCCAGAAtctctttaaaagaaaaactggATAAGTGAGAAACCTCTTGAGGCGAGAAAAATAGTTTGGACTCTCgcttatccaggttcgactTTGATACCAAAAGTTGGTTTGTTCTGCCCAAATTTGTCTGTTTTATTGGCAGTTTGAAGCTGTCATTCCAATGCACCAGGTATGGTTCTGTGGTAGCGTGCAAGCCTCTCAATCTGGAAGTTTGAGAATCGAATCTCCTATGGCTGTGCCTCAAAGTTATCAAGAATTGTTCAAGTTGGAAACaatgcataaaaatttgaatacaaagCAAGACAGTTCAACAAGCTTTCATGCaagatttatatttttgaatgttttgggTTGCGTAAATCCTATCTGATTGACTTCTAACCTGCATATAATGCTATCAAGAGGTGATAAAATTCAGTTATGCTTGCCTTGACATCTTGttattatttgagaaatttttacttttattttatttttttcaacttgaacTAAAAATCATGATTTGCTCTATAGTTTCAATATTTCTGAATACTCACCAAGAGATTCTATCCGAAAattccttaataaaaattattaacttgTTCGCAACAAAGCtcgatacacaaaaaaaaaccaaacattaaaaatggcaagacagtaaatttttatattaaaaggaAATGTAATAGAAATTATTCATGAGAAAACACTTCGAAATAAGAAAACTCAATTGTTTCGTTCAATCACTTTTATTGACCTGTTCATTCATTCCGTTCTATTTACTTTCCGATTCCGAGAGCCTTGAATCGATTGATAATCGGTACAACCTTTTCTGCAGCGGTAACTACTCTGGTGCCAGCAGCCAGGGCTTTCTTGCCGACATtttcctgaaaataaaaaagaattgtttGAGAGCAGGAAACTTACACCCTGACTATATTGCGATACAGTTTAACTCGATAGCTTTTGACTTACCAATTTCTTGCCCAACTTCTTAAATATATTGGCTTCAGTTTGTCCCATTACGACAAATGTAGCCAGCAGGACAATCACAAATAATTtggtgaatttcatttttttttttcaatttttaggaACTTGATGTAGTTGATGCTACTCTCTCAACACTGCTATTCTTGATTAGAAATGATTGGTTTTTATactattttcaccaaaaaattttcaacgataGTTGAAAcgaaagttgaagaaaaaaactatCTGGTACACATTTGAtcaaacagaaatatttttaatttgttcaattcAAAATACATTCCAGTTTCTTGATTTAGAAATCGAGTAAGTTctaaaaatcagcaaaaatatTTGTACAATTGCTGtgccttattttgaaaaaaataaaaactcaaggCCAAAGTctgtttgacttttttttcgaaagcgtTACGCAATCGAATGTTTTTCAAACTGTTTGATTGAAccgaagcaatcgaaagatttctttCAATTCCACAACGGTATTGATTGGATCAAAAGGCACGATTCGATTGCACTGATTATAATTATTCAACCAGATAGGCTAACCACGCATATTAGagtgaaatttttgaagtttttccaaGTGTTCTACCGCATAAATGTtatccatttaaaaaaacaaacattccacattccaaaaaaaaaattctataacctagaagcaaaatttttgatttatgaaAGTAACTGacgtaattttgaattctccCGCATTCATTTCGAATGGGAACAAAATGATTTAGTCTGAAATcagatttaaattcagaatttcgAATCAGGAtaggaattttcaatttttatttcaaaaatcaaaaatcatccaTAACAAATCACGCGAAAATTTGATAGGAACCttcaaattgaataaaattttctgattcagaattcgaaCATCCGATATTGGATTTAAGACTCAGATTTCACATTTCATTTTTCGGATTtattttgagattcagatttcaggttcaaattagatatttatttttttaaatttggatttcagattcaaattcagatttcagattcaaatttcagattcagatttcagattcagatttcagattcagatttcagattcagatttcagattcagatttcagattcagatttcagattcagatttcagattcagatttcagattcagatttcagattcagatttcagattcagatttcagattcagatttcagattcagatttcagattcagatttcagattcagatttcagattcagatttcagattcagatttcagattcagatttcagattcagatttcagattcagatttcagattcagatttcagattcagatttcagattcagatttcagattcagatttcagattcagatttcagattcagatttcagattcagatttcagattcagatttcagattcagatttcagattcagatttcagattcagatttcagattcagatttcagattcagatttcagattcagatttcagattcagatttcagattcagatttcagattcagatttcagattcagat is a window encoding:
- the LOC129760776 gene encoding uncharacterized protein LOC129760776, with the protein product MKFTKLFVIVLLATFVVMGQTEANIFKKLGKKLENVGKKALAAGTRVVTAAEKVVPIINRFKALGIGNLKMNFTKLFTFVVLAALLLLGQTEAGGLKSLGKKLEGVGKRVFKAAEKALPVVAGYKAVGK